From the genome of Strix uralensis isolate ZFMK-TIS-50842 chromosome 6, bStrUra1, whole genome shotgun sequence:
CAAATCAAAACAAGTTTCCAAAGCTTGTGAACTGAGGCAGGGCAGGGAAAGCATTGTGCCAAAGCTGAACTGCTTTGAGCAGTTTCACCCTGAAGGTCTCTCACAGCAAAGGacaaggcagaaaaaggaaataccGATTTAGAGATGGTGTTGATCAAACCAGCATTGCTCTGAAGATAAAGCAAGTGGTAATTAGTCTATATTATTGTTATTTCACAGAGGGATTTGATAGCTCCCATGtatgagttgggtttttttactcatGTGGTTAGAGTCAAAGCTGGTGTAAGCCAGCACCGATCTTTGCCAGGCAGTGAAGCTGTGCTCCTTCACACCTGCCGAGGAGCCTGGCCAAGGGTTAGGCTTCTCCAATCTGCACCAGTGTTCAGAACCCAACACTTGCAGTTTTGCATACCAGCCCCCAGTAGGTTACAGGGAAGTGGTGATGATGCCACCTCACGTGCACATAGAGGGTTAGATGTGCCACGGTGGAAACCACACCTTCCTGGCTGTTAAGGTCACCTCTGTTGGACATTCAGATCAGACAGGGCAAAACTCATGTGGTTCGGGGGAAATGTCCTGTTGTCTCACCTGGGAAATGGCCCGAGCTGCTCAGACCACTATAGTGGCGAGCACTGGCCCCTTGGTCAAGCAAAAATCTCAGATTTCACGCTTCAAGGTTGCTCATTTGGCAGCTTTCCTGAGAGCTCAATTCACTTACTTACAGCTATAAACATACAAATGTATGTGCAGTACAATCGCCCTGCTTGGAAATCTCAGTGGAGCAAGGTATTTAACTCTGAAAAATACTTGGAGTAACTTCTTTGCAATATATAGAGCAGCAAGCATTTCAGAAACAATCTGTGTATTTAAACAGTCATTACTGCCTTCTGGGTAAATaacacatgtttttaaaatggtcTCTATACACAATAGACGTTAACACAATAAATCCTAATTGCTCTGAAGGACCCATTAGGCTCTATCAGGTCAATACATGGCAGAGGTTTTTTGAAAGTCACTCACCCTGTTGTTACCTAAGCCACAATTTGAAAGTCCATAAATAAGTATTTGCCCAATGAAGAGTGAGGGCTTTGCCAGGGCCATACTAATTTATCATGTCAACTTCACTATGGGGactgttttcttttcaaggacccatgtaaaaaaaaaagaaaaaagaaaaaagcacaacgtGATGTGTTTCAAAAACTACGTATCTGAAAAGTTTCTGGCTGCAATATGCCCCACAGGAAAATCAAATGCAAAGTTCACTGCTTCTTCCTTATCTCAGCATCGTGTGAATTGCAGCAAGGAGATCTGAAGATCAGCCGTGGCCGTGGCGCTGGTGGCCAGGCTGTGCCATGGCAGGGACCCTTCCTCATCCCCAGCGACCTTCCTGCACCTTTGCTTTGGGCCAAGGCCCTGATCCTGCCTCTGCCGTCTGCATGTTGTGGTGGTGGCACCTCAGGGCAAGAACACCCCTTCTGTGTACCAACCGTGCCTCTCAGAAAGGGGTCCCAGTCCCCAGGGAGGCCAGCAGAAACTAATTATGTACATTTTATGTGCACTTATGTGTACAAATGTTGTTAAGTAACAATTGATGAGTCCAGCAAGATGAGTTCCAAATGCAGCCACTCTTCCTGATTCTACTTTAGTCTTACTTATTTGAACTTCTGGTAGCGTTTTACAAACTGCAGCACTTGTGTCAGGTCTGTGTCACTGTTAGAACTCAAGTTTTGCATTAATTCACATGGAAGTTGTCTAGTTCCATGTAGCTTGAATATGACTACAGTTTggcatggttttgttttcctgcaatATGTTAAGGTGTGTAATTGTACaggtatatataaaaaaacccagtgttGATGTAGGTTAGGATTTTCAAGGGAGTTTCAGCAAGGCATTCATGGTGAAAAGCATTCAAGTGATTGAAATCTGAATTCCTGTCCCAGCCCAcagcttttaaaaggaaatgcttgCCCCTGCTGCTGTTGCACTTCGGTAGGATTCAGGTGCCAGGGTTCCCCTGCAGATGCCGGCAGTAATTCTcattctgctctgcctgctcacAAAGGGCTGAGAGCTGCCCTGTCTCCCTGCCTGCCAGGTCCCTCCTGCCTGTGGGGCAGCAAACATCTTGGTCTCTTATATAGGAGCCCCCCTCCAGGTCCAGTTACGTGAGGTGCTTGGTGCCAGGGTTTGCAGTGCTGGCAGCCCATAGCCTTGCGACTCTCAGGTGGGAACGCAAACACTTGCCGTGGGTGGAAGCATGCAACTGTGTCCTGTGTGTAGGGGAAACATCGATCTCCTTTTGTACCAGCACATGGTGGGtctgctgtgctggagctggctgCATCATGATGCCAAACATGACGGCTGTCAGTCCCTGCACCCGCCACAGGCAGTAAGGCACAGCCTTGCCAGTCTTGTGCTGCTGCAAACCACCCTGCGGTCCTCAGCAACCCCTCGCTCAAGCAGTTGGTTGTCAGGGGTCACTGCTAATTCGAGCAGCGCCTGAGCTAGCACAGCCTCCAGCTGGGGTGACTGGCAGGCTGCCcaccggcaccagcagcctgtaGTCACCTGTGCTGGGCCCCCACCGCTCCCTTCCTGGGAGCCGGAGACTCGTCAGCAGTGCAGACAAAACCAGGATTTGCTGCTCCAAGCAAGAAGGGTCGAGGGCCAGGGATGGCGTGCTGGTCCTACAACAAGAGGGGCAGGAGGTTCCTGCCTTGCTTTGGTACAGGCAAAGCCAAGAGCGAGATCATTGCTCCCCGGCATTGTCcctgcccagagcctggcttGAAAAGCTCTTTGGAAAAGTCTGCTGAGTTCTCTAACAAGGGCAGGGGCAATAGCTAGTCTTTACAAAGGAAGCTCACTTAGCCCTTTTCTAAAGTCTTTTAAAAGTCACAGTATCCTTCACAAAGGCAGTTTATCCAGGTAAACAGTGTAGGCTGACAATACAGCAGTGAAAGaaccaaatacagaaatatttacctCCTTTTTACTTTCTGCTTCTACCAGGAACTGCTGCATCCCAACTGAAAATGCCTCAACGGGTGGAAGGTATGTCCATGAGGACACATATATTGGCAGCCCATGCCCCATATCCCATGGGACGGACCCACAAGCAGGGCCTAGCTGGACTCCCAAGTGGAGCTTCAGGAACACCTCTGCACGTGGATTAAAGGTAAAGTGATTTCCTAACAATTTGTAGAGTTTTTTTAACAACAACAGCAAGTTCTCAGGGGCGGGAAACACTCTCTCTTTTGTCTCCAGGGTTTGGCACAGTAGGTTTTGTGCAGTCACAGCTTCTGTCGCTAATAGTGCTGGATGCACATAAAGCACTGTACTCTTATACAGCACTGTAGAGATGAATAACAAGCCTATCAACTGTACTTGCACTTACACCATATTTAATCCTGTTCTGGTGCTCTGCTGCGTATTCATAggaaacagaagcacagagcaAGCCAACAGATGTCTACCTGGCTCTTAATTGGATTTTATGTGTCCCCAGTGTAGCAAATACAGCATTATTTACAGCCAGGCTCTAAGAATTAGATACATCTGGAGGAGTGGCAAAACCTGAACCAGGCTACAAGACTTGATAGATTAACTGAAATGAAGAGCTGCCCCAATTTTCCCTTCTTATCTTCTCCCTTCCCACCTACGTACCTGTTCCCCATTGTGTGTCGAATCAAACCAAGATACTGCCCAAGGGAacgcttttaaaaatgaaaaatactggcAAAGAGAATTTCTGCTCTTGTGGAGCTTCATCAGCATTTTCTAATTGTACAGCAATGATGATAATAAAAAGCCtgccctctgctctcagctataATTTGGATAATCAACTGAAAGCCATAATGAAACTTTCTGTGATTGCTTTCTGCTGGGCTGCTAGTTCACGGAAACTCATTGTTGGGGAGAATTAAGTTATGACTCCTGCTACGCGGATATGCCACTGTGTTCCAAAGGAACACGTGACTTGTAATTCTCTTCCGTGTAGCTTTATTACAGGCAAAGCTTATAGCGTAAAGCGAAGAGGGATAGGGACTTGAGCTTTCTTTGGccttttttaagaaaagttgTTAAGCATCAAGGTTGTCAGTGCCAAATGATATGCATGCCTAGACTTGGTGGGCTTGTACACACAGAGGATGTCAGAGGTGGTAATGAGGTCTCTGGCCTTAAAATCCCCGAGGACTTTGGTAGCAGCATCAGTGCTCCACCCATAGGTGCAATAGCCACTGGCCACAGAGCGATAGGCGAGCCAGATTTGACCTCTGTGGCGGAAGGCAGGAGCCAAATCGTGCTTTGAGTCTTTGCTTTCTGGGCTCTGGTTGTGGGAGGGGCTACTGTGGGCGCTGGCTGTGGTTCCTCAGCAGCAGGCCCCCGCCTGCGATGCGCTGGGGGTACGTCTCGACTGGCAGATCCAGCGTGGGCTGCGAGTCCTCGGCCCCTACTTGCCCTTCCATCCACATCCACGGAGGAGCGGGGAGCCCCCGTGCAGGGAGCTCCTCCTCGGCCACAGCAGGGGTGCTGCCGTAGCGGGTGCAGCACATGACCCCCAAACGTGGTTTCTGAGCGGGTCTGTTCCCCTGGTTGCCCTGGGCGTGCCGTGGCCATCAGGGCCAGTGGCAGCCGCTGGAGGCCGGGCTGCTCGCCGGGGTGTTTGCTGGCGCGCGGGTGCCCGTTCCTGAGCGCGGCAGGACGGGATCCCCGGCGGCGCTCCGGCGGCAGCCCGCGTTTCCCGGGGCGCCGGGGAAGGGCCCTCGGCCCCGGGCAGCCTCTCCCGAGAGAGCCGGCCTCGTTCGCTGGCACCGTGCCCCGGCGCCCGCCGGCACGAAGGCGGCTGGCGGAGCCTCTCCCGCGGCtgccggggagcggcgggcccgggccggcagcgcggctgcctgcgccctgccagcggggcgggcggcggcggggccggttcCCCTTCCCCGCGGAGGCTGGGCTTtccgggggcgggcggcggcaggaggCGGCAGCGGGAGATGCTGCCGTGACCCTTGTACCCGGGCTGATGGTCGATTGCCGGAGTAGGGGCAGGACTCCCGCAcgcagccccccgccccagggcttcccccctctgcccccatccCGTTGCGGTGGGGTGAGGCCCCGGAcctctcctgccacctcctctgGCCGCTGCTCCCCTCCCGCTCCGCTCTTCCCGCCGACGAGGGATCCCGGGAGGGGCACGGTGGGCGGGAGGGAAGGAGtcagggtccctgcagcagcagacagggcgccgggggcgggcgcggagcggtCGGTGGTCGGGCAGCACCGTCACCTTCGCGCTtcgccgcctccccccgcgccgccgccgtcCGGGTCGGGGCCGCCGCGTGTGTCCGAGCGCCGGCGGGCGGGGCTCCGCCGGGACGCCTCCAGcagccggggcccggcgggggggtgccggggggcagCGCGGTCTCCCGCCGGGGCGGTCGGCCTCGGTGCTGCGGGGCTCGGTGCCGCGGGCGGCCcccgggagccccggcgggggcggggccagcggcggggcggggtCCGGAGGCGTTcccggggcggggcgaggggcggggcgcgggcgcggcgcggcgcgggggcgcccgcccgccccagagcgcaggtggcggcggcggcggcggcacgggcggtcccggcggggccccgctcccggcgcggcggccgcgggtGCCCGGGGCATGCGGCGGCGGTAGGACGCGCGGCGGCGATGGGCGGCCGGCGACTGCCGGTgccgctgctgctggggctgccgctgctgctggggctgccggcggcggggcgcgccgcCTCCAAGGCGCTGGTGTGCCAGGAGATCACGGTGCCGATGTGCAAGGGCATCGGCTACAACCTCACCTACATGCCCAACCAGTTCAACCACGACACGCAGGACGAGGCCGGGCTGGAGGTGCACCAGTTCTGGCCGCTGGTGGAGATCCAGTGCTCCCCGGACCTGCgcttcttcctctgcagcatgTACACCCCCATCTGCCTGCCCGACTACACTAAGCCGCTGCCCCCCTGCCGCTCCGTCTGCGAGCGGGCCAAGGCCGGCTGCTCGCCCATCATGCAGCAGTACGGCTTCGCCTGGCCCGAGAGGATGAGCTGCGACAGCCTGCCGGTGCTGGGGGACACGGAGGTGCTCTGCATGGGGTACAACCGCACGGAAGCCACCACCCTGCCGCCTTTCTTCGGGAAGCCCACGCGCCCGGCCAAGGATGCGGCCAAAAACCTGACGCCGCACGACGGGCAGCGCCCCTCGGGGCTGGACTGCGGCCGGACGTGCAAGTGCAAAGCGCCCCTGATCCCCATCTCCAAGGAGTCCCATCCGCTGTACAACCGCATCAGGACTGGGCAGGTACCCAACTGTGCCATCCCCTGCTACCAGCCCTACTTTACGCAGGATGAGAAGACCTTCGCCACCTTCTGGATCGGCCTCTGGTCCATCCTCTGCTTCCTCTCCACCTCCACCACTGTGGCCACCTTCCTCATCGACATGGAGCGCTTCAAGTACCCCGAGCGCcccatcatcttcctctctgcttGCTACCTCTTCGTCTCTGTGGGCTACATCGTGCGGCTGGTGGCGGGGCATGCCAGTGTGGCTTGCAACCCGGAGCACCACCACATCCACTATGAGACCACGGGCCCTGCCCTCTGCACCATCGTTTTCCTTCTCCTCTACTTCTTTGGCATGGCCAGCTCCATCTGGTGGGTCATCCTGTCCCTCACCTGGTTCCTGGCCGCCGGCATGAAGTGGGGCAACGAGGCTATCGCCAGCTACGCGCAGTACTTCCACCTGGCTGCCTGGCTCATCCCCAGTGCCAAATCCATCGCTGTACTGGCACTCAGCTCTGTGGATGGTGACCCGGTGGCCGGGGTTTGCTACGTGGGCAACCAGAGCCTGGAGAACCTGCGGGGCTTCGTGCTGGCACCGCTGGTGGTTTATCTCTTCACCGGCAGCCTCTTCCTGCTGGCCGGCTTCGTGTCGCTCTTTCGCATCCGTAGCGTGATCAAGCAGGGCGGCACTAAGACTGACAAGCTGGAGAAGCTGATGATCCGCATCGGCATCTTCACCGTGCTCTACACCGTGCCCGCCACCATCGTCATCGCCTGCTACATCTACGAGCAGCACAACCGGGAGGCGTGGGAGCGGGCGCAGAACTGCTCCTGCCCGGGGGACCCCCACCGCCCCAAGCCTGACTACGCCGTCTTCATGCTCAAGTACTTCATGTGCCTTGTGGTGGGCATCACCTCCGGCGTCTGGATCTGGTCTGGCAAGACGCTCGAGTCCTGGAGGCGCTTCACAGCCCGCTGCTGCCGGGCCAGGAAGCCTGCGGGCGCCTCCATGTATGGCGAGGCCAGCCCGGCGCTGGCGGGCAGGACGGTGCTGCCCAGCATGGCCTCCTATCACAAGCAGGTCCCGCTGTCCCACGTGTGACGGGAAGGAGCCTCGGTGACCCCAGCCACAGGGAGGAGAGGGTTGCAAAGACCCTGGGCCACAGAAGAGGGGGTGGCAGCTGGGccacccccagcatcctcagCCCCACCGTGGCAGTGCTGCCCGGGACCGAGCATGTGTGCCCATGGGGCACGGAGCAGCTGCGGCCCCAGGTGGGGCAGGGAGACGTGCTGCCAGCGATAtgggggcagagggacagggaggCCTGGAGCCTGGCGCCGCTGTGTATGCCCCATTTGGGGTCCCACGCCCTGTTTGGGGTCCTGGGGTGCTGCTGTCTGCGGGCCAGTCAGGTAGCCCTCAGGCACTGATTTGTGTCTCATGACTCTGGGCAGGTCTCGCTGGCGCCGGGGTGAAGGggggagctgcagcaggcagggccgGTGATGGCCCCTGACCCTGGTTGATCTGCTGGCACTGGCACCGAGCCGCTCGCTGGAGCCCTGTGGGGCAGgtgagggggctggggagagctggcagTGGGGGCTGCCTCTCTGCCGTGCTGCACCAGCCCCCCGGGGCAGAGCAGGATGGTGCCCCCAGAGCCCCCGGACACAGCTCTGTCTTGCAGAAGAGAGGGCTGGGAGCCCCTGGCACAATGCTGCCACTGGCCCCGCTTGGGCAGCAGCACGCTGAGTGGAGGGAGGGGgctgcacaggctgggggctTTGCAAGCAGTGGTGGTGCAGGAGGAAGGGGCTGCAGAGAGGAACCACCACCTGGCCCTCGAGGTGGGCAGGGACAGGGTCCCAACTGTGCAGTGCAGGTGGGGACCAGGCgaccccagaggtcccttctcCCCCTGGC
Proteins encoded in this window:
- the FZD5 gene encoding frizzled-5, with the translated sequence MGGRRLPVPLLLGLPLLLGLPAAGRAASKALVCQEITVPMCKGIGYNLTYMPNQFNHDTQDEAGLEVHQFWPLVEIQCSPDLRFFLCSMYTPICLPDYTKPLPPCRSVCERAKAGCSPIMQQYGFAWPERMSCDSLPVLGDTEVLCMGYNRTEATTLPPFFGKPTRPAKDAAKNLTPHDGQRPSGLDCGRTCKCKAPLIPISKESHPLYNRIRTGQVPNCAIPCYQPYFTQDEKTFATFWIGLWSILCFLSTSTTVATFLIDMERFKYPERPIIFLSACYLFVSVGYIVRLVAGHASVACNPEHHHIHYETTGPALCTIVFLLLYFFGMASSIWWVILSLTWFLAAGMKWGNEAIASYAQYFHLAAWLIPSAKSIAVLALSSVDGDPVAGVCYVGNQSLENLRGFVLAPLVVYLFTGSLFLLAGFVSLFRIRSVIKQGGTKTDKLEKLMIRIGIFTVLYTVPATIVIACYIYEQHNREAWERAQNCSCPGDPHRPKPDYAVFMLKYFMCLVVGITSGVWIWSGKTLESWRRFTARCCRARKPAGASMYGEASPALAGRTVLPSMASYHKQVPLSHV